GCTGATGGGCATCATCCCGCAGCGCAAGGGTTCGATCTCGATGGAAGGCGCCGAGCTCGGCGGCCTCAAGAGCTACGAGCGCGTCGCCAAGGGGCTGGCTTACGTGCCGCAGGGCCGGATGATCTTCTCGACCATGACGGTGAAGGAGAACATCGAGACCGGCCTCGTCGTCTCCGGCGAAAAGGATGTGCCGGGCGATCTCTACGAGCTGTTTCCGGTGCTGCTGGAGATGAAGAGCCGCCGCGGCGGCAATTTGTCCGGCGGTCAGCAACAGCAACTCGCGATCGCCCGCGCGCTCGCCACCAGGCCGAAAGTGCTGCTGCTGGACGAGCCGACCGAGGGCATCCAGCCGTCCATCATCAAGGAGATGGGGCGGACGCTGAAGCGCATCCGCGACACCAAGGGCCTGTCGATCATCGTCTCCGAGCAGGTGCTGAGCTTCGCGCTCGACGTCGCCGACCGCGTGCTGGTGATCGAGAACGGCGAGATCGTCCGCGACGAGCCGCGCGCCAGCGTCGACGAGGCGCAGGTCGCCAAATATCTGTCCGTCTGAGTCTGTCTATCTAACCGAGTCAACTGGTAACAAGGGGAGCTTCCGATGCCAGAGACACTGATCAAGGTCGATCTCACGCAGTCCGCCTACGACAACGAGATGGTCCACAACCGCTGGCACCCGGACATTCCGATGGCGGCGTGGGTCAATCCCGGCGACGACTTCATCGTCGAGACCTACGACTGGACCGGCGGCTTCATCAAGAACAACGACAGCGCCGACGACGTCCGCGATATCGACCTGTCGATCGTGCACTTCCTGTCGGGGCCGATCGGCGTCAAGGGCGCCGAGCCGGGCGACCTGCTGGTGGTCGACCTGCTCGACGTCGGCCCGATGAAGGAGAGCCTGTGGGGCTTCAACGGCTTCTTCTCCAAGCAGAACGGCGGCGGCTTCCTGACCGATCACTTCCCGCTGGCGCAGAAGTCGATCTGGGACTTCAAGGGCATGTACACCTCGTCGCGCCACATCCCGGGCGTGAACTTCGCCGGCCTGATCCATCCCGGCCTGATCGGCTGTCTGCCGGATCCGAAGCTGCTCGCAACCTGGAACGAGCGCGAGACCGGCCTGATCGCCACCAACCCGACCCGCGTGCCCGGCCTCGCCAATCCGCCGTTCGGCCCGACCGCGCATATGGGCAAGCTCACCGGCGACGCCAAGGCGAAAGCCGGAGCGGAAGGCGCCCGCACCGTGCCGCCGCGCGAGCACGGCGGCAATTGCGACATCAAGGACCTGTCGCGCGGCTCCAAGATCTTCTTCCCGGTCTATGTGCCGGGCGGCGGCCTGTCGATGGGCGACCTGCATTTCAGCCAGGGCGACGGCGAGATCACCTTCTGCGGCGCCATCGAGATGGCCGGCTGGCTGCACATCAAGGTCGACATCATCAAGGACGGCGTCTCGAAATACGGCATCAAGAATCCGATCTTCAAGCCGTCGCCGGTGACGCCGAACTACAAGGACTATCTGATCTTCGAAGGCATCTCGGTCGACGAGCAGGGCCAGCAGCATTATCTCGACGTCACCGTCGCGTATCGCCAGGCCTGCCTGAACGCCATCGAGTATCTGAAGAAGTTCGGCTACTCCGGCGCCCAGGCCTATTCGATCCTCGGCACCGCCCCGGTGCAGGGCCACATCTCCGGCGTCGTCGACGTCCCCAACGCCTGCGCCACGCTGTGGCTGCCGACCGAGATCTTCGATTTCGACATGATGCCGTCCTCGGCCGGCCCGGTCAAACACATCAAGGGCGACATCCAGATGCCGATCTCGCAGGACAAGTAATTGCGTTCGAGTCGGGGTGACCACCTTTCCCCGTCATTGCGAGGAGCGAAGCGACGAAGCAATCCAGAGGCTCAGTGCACCGCGCTGGATTGCTTCGCTTCGCTCGCAATGACGTCGATAGGTGGTTCGCTCGGGCTCTCATTCTTCCCTGCGCGAAGGGAGCGGGACGGTGCGGTTCATCCGCCCCGCTCCCATCGCCGGGACCAAATCGTCAGCGCAAGGGAAACGACGATGCCAGTCTATGAATACATGTGCGACGCCTGCGGGCCGTTCACCGATCTGCGGCCGATGGCCGAATACGAGGCGCCGCAGCCGTGCCCGGTGTGCGAAACCTCGTCGCCGCGGGTGCTGCTCACCGCGCCGAACTTCTCCTGCATGCCGGCGTCGCAGCGCAATGCGCACGCCACCAACGAGAAGAGCAAGCACGCGCCGATGAGCGTCGGCGAATACAAGGCCAAGCACGCGCCGGGCTGCGGCTGCTGCTCCGGCCTGAAGAAGCCGGCGCGGTTGCAGACCCGCACCAAGAGCGGCGCCAAGGGCTTTCCGACGGCGCGGCCGTGGATGATCAGCCACTGAGGTTTCCTCTCCGTCATTGCGAGCGAAGCGAAGCAATCCACGCCCCGCATGCGGCGCTGGATTGCTTCGTCGCTTCGCTCCTCGCAATGACGGGAGGTTGTCGGACTAACTCCCCGCCAGCACCGCGGCCACACCCAGCAGATACCCGATCTCGAACATCTGCTCGGTGGCGCCGAGCACGTCGCCGGTGTAGCCGCCGAGCAGACGCTTCGCCCATGAGGCTATCAGGGCGGCCAGCGCCGCGCCGAAGCCGAGG
The DNA window shown above is from Rhodopseudomonas palustris HaA2 and carries:
- the urtE gene encoding urea ABC transporter ATP-binding subunit UrtE → MLAINDLHVAYGQSEVLHGLNIDVAPNEIVAIMGRNGMGKTTLMKSLMGIIPQRKGSISMEGAELGGLKSYERVAKGLAYVPQGRMIFSTMTVKENIETGLVVSGEKDVPGDLYELFPVLLEMKSRRGGNLSGGQQQQLAIARALATRPKVLLLDEPTEGIQPSIIKEMGRTLKRIRDTKGLSIIVSEQVLSFALDVADRVLVIENGEIVRDEPRASVDEAQVAKYLSV
- a CDS encoding FmdB family zinc ribbon protein translates to MPVYEYMCDACGPFTDLRPMAEYEAPQPCPVCETSSPRVLLTAPNFSCMPASQRNAHATNEKSKHAPMSVGEYKAKHAPGCGCCSGLKKPARLQTRTKSGAKGFPTARPWMISH
- the fmdA gene encoding formamidase; protein product: MPETLIKVDLTQSAYDNEMVHNRWHPDIPMAAWVNPGDDFIVETYDWTGGFIKNNDSADDVRDIDLSIVHFLSGPIGVKGAEPGDLLVVDLLDVGPMKESLWGFNGFFSKQNGGGFLTDHFPLAQKSIWDFKGMYTSSRHIPGVNFAGLIHPGLIGCLPDPKLLATWNERETGLIATNPTRVPGLANPPFGPTAHMGKLTGDAKAKAGAEGARTVPPREHGGNCDIKDLSRGSKIFFPVYVPGGGLSMGDLHFSQGDGEITFCGAIEMAGWLHIKVDIIKDGVSKYGIKNPIFKPSPVTPNYKDYLIFEGISVDEQGQQHYLDVTVAYRQACLNAIEYLKKFGYSGAQAYSILGTAPVQGHISGVVDVPNACATLWLPTEIFDFDMMPSSAGPVKHIKGDIQMPISQDK